From Leptospira congkakensis, one genomic window encodes:
- the thiD gene encoding bifunctional hydroxymethylpyrimidine kinase/phosphomethylpyrimidine kinase: MIKNFPITLTVAGSDSGGGAGVQADLKTFSSLATFGTTTFTCLTAQNPDGVTGISEISPDFVAAQLKAVSGYFPVKAAKTGMLYSAKIIEVVAEFFYENPDIQLVVDPVMVATSGAKLLKDDAINSLIKDLIPLAKLITPNLDEASLLLGEKIHQYDQLVPMAEKLFQKYKVPILLKGGHLPNASEATDVLFDGESSYLYSKPFLKGKNTHGTGCTYSAAITSFLAHGKNLPEAVGSAKEYLHLTLEDEIQTGPISHLNHFPEPTN; encoded by the coding sequence ATGATCAAAAATTTTCCAATTACCTTAACTGTTGCTGGATCCGATTCCGGAGGTGGGGCCGGGGTTCAAGCCGATCTCAAAACCTTTTCTTCACTCGCAACTTTTGGAACCACAACCTTCACTTGTTTGACAGCTCAAAATCCTGATGGGGTCACGGGTATCTCCGAAATTTCACCCGACTTTGTAGCCGCACAACTAAAAGCAGTTTCCGGATACTTTCCCGTCAAAGCTGCAAAAACCGGAATGTTATACTCTGCCAAAATCATCGAAGTAGTTGCTGAATTTTTTTATGAAAACCCAGACATCCAACTGGTAGTGGATCCAGTCATGGTCGCAACTAGTGGCGCAAAATTACTGAAAGACGACGCCATCAATTCTTTAATCAAAGATCTAATACCACTTGCAAAGCTCATCACACCTAATCTAGATGAGGCGTCATTACTTCTGGGTGAAAAAATCCACCAATACGACCAACTGGTTCCTATGGCTGAGAAATTATTCCAAAAGTATAAAGTGCCTATTCTTTTAAAAGGCGGTCATCTCCCCAATGCTTCGGAAGCCACAGATGTTTTGTTTGATGGAGAATCATCTTATCTATATTCAAAACCATTTTTGAAAGGTAAAAACACACATGGCACAGGTTGTACTTATTCCGCCGCCATCACATCCTTTTTAGCTCACGGAAAAAATCTCCCAGAAGCAGTTGGTTCAGCAAAAGAATACCTTCACCTAACACTAGAAGATGAAATTCAAACGGGACCCATTTCCCATTTGAATCATTTTCCAGAACCAACCAACTAA